The Nyctibius grandis isolate bNycGra1 chromosome 7, bNycGra1.pri, whole genome shotgun sequence region ACTTACCTGGTTTTAttaggtaaaataaaaatactgtttctcaTGATGGTATCATCAATctctttttaggttttgttttcttctggagcTTTCGTTCGTGCTGATGTGAGTGAATGGGGAATGAGCATAACACTTAGGGCACCCAGTTCAGATTACAGACATACAATGGGACTCTGTGGCACCTTTGACGGAAGTGCAGACAATGACTATCACACTGCAAATGGAGTGGAAATCCCAAACCATGctaatgttcttttttcttttattaaggAATGGAGGtaacaaaatacttctgtttcagTCAAATGTCATCACTTTTGGTTCAACCTTTCCTTCGCATTCTTAAAaacttgttaaaataaaaatcttgctAACTTTTTAAGTTAACCTTAGAATGTCATCACTACATTCCATAACCGGTTTTAGAGCAAATTGAAACTGAAGATCCAAATTAGTATTTAAAGAATATGACCTAAGATTAGTTTGAGTCGGTTTTGAACAAAGTATCAAGGTACACAGAAAAGATCCACTCTTCTCAATTCTTCTATTGCAAGTTACTCTTATGGTTGCGTGATTTAACTGGGGTCCTTAAATATAGCTGTACGCTGCAGATTCTGTGATCTATGCTGTAGAGGtgtgaaacaacaaaaagcaaaacaaacgtTAATGCTTTactaaaacaatgaaaataggCAAGAAAGTTCAGATAtggtttcatctttttctttcttctccagaaTTGCACCAGGAGATAGCTTGTTTGACAAGACACCTGCTTCTTTAATGTCTTCTAGAAAAATACTCTTCTGTGACTGCACACTTGAAGATGCTGGATTATATCGATCAGTGGATAAACTAGACACAGTTTCTAAATCAGAACTTCCTCTGTCTTGTAAAGATAGTGAAAATGgcagatttctttctttgataCCAGGACTGGATGTCACTGCTGAGTATCTCGGTCCTCTTGATCTTGTCAGAGGCTTAACCAAACGTTCGCCTGCTCATGAAATGGATTCATCTACGCTTCTGCAGAGGGAGGATAATCAAACCAAACTTCACAAAACATCACTAGTAAACACACGTGTCTCTGCAATCTCAGTGGGAAATACTGGTGTAGAAAGAGAAGGAACTTCAAGTTCAGGCATTAGAAGAAATTCTCACCATTACAGTAGTCATCTTCACAGAATTCAGTCTGTTACAAGTAGGGGGAAGCGCCAAAATTATTATGAATACCGTCCAGTATTTCTGTTCCAAAGTCTTAGCCAAACAGACTTAGAGGGGTATAGTTATTTTTTCCCAGAGGACCATGCCACTGACACAGACCaaaagtttcttccttcttgGCCCACACCTTCTGGCCTCACCGAGTCTAGCGCTTTGTTACTATGCCAGCAGGCAATAGCTAATTCCAGTATAGGAAGATCTtgtggtggccttcttggccggCGAATAGAGGATGCAGTCAATATGTGTGTTAAAGATTTGCTGCTGAAAGATGACCTCAGTTGGGCAGAAGCTTCCTTAGCTCTTCTAGAGAATGAATGTGAGAAGAGagttttagaagaaataaattacaacCAACAGGAACTTGAAGGGTCGGTTGAGAGCCTACTTACTGCATTGAAGTGTCCTGGTCTCTGCAGTGGTAATGGGGAATGTACAGAATGGGGCTGTGCATGTTTTCAAGGCTACAGCTCCTATGACTGCAGCATACTGTCTGgtaagtgggggaaaaaaaaatgagatttactTAAATAATGTTCTCAATGTTTGTGCAACATATATTTGTTTTGCtgcctttctctcctgcttctgTACGCTGGCAGGTGTTCCCTACAGTGGTCCTGTTCATTATCCAGCAATTTAGTTCCAGTTTAATGCAGCCATAATTGTTTTTTATTCAGCCTTCTTGTTTCCAAAGGGCAAAATACGGGTTTAGTTTCTGGTGTGGCAGATTTAAAAATTTACGACTCGATGAGTTTGCAATCCAGAGTATTGCCCCAAGAGATTAGCAGTGTTCCCACACACTGTCTTCTTCAGGGAAGATCTGCCACATCCCTCCATTCCCTAATTTTTTATAGTCTGTGTGATCCTGTTTATTAACTGTAAGtggaatgtttttctctttggtgATGTTACATCTCTGTAAGCTAACTCTTAGATGTGGTGGGAGCAGAATTGATGGTGAAGAAAAAAGAGGTGCAGCAAATAGAGCtgggcagggttttttttaaggaaataagaCATTCACTATAAATTCGGTTAAGGAGGTacactggaaaaatatgaaaactgcTACAAAAGTCAAAaccctttcaaaacaaaacctgttaatattttgttttgcaatggtgtttttgtttttgtgacctatttaaaagcaaatagagAAAGAGGTAAgagaataataaaaagaaatatttgattcCTCTTTTAAGTCaaataaactggttttgcttcataaaaactatttttgagTGTTCTAATCTTTGTCAGTTTATTTCCTTAAATAACTTCCacctgaaatgtttttgattagtctttaaacaaaaaattctcCTTATAAATTATTGCATAACTGTAACTTTTCTAGTTCCTGTTGCTAGGGCCCGagtttcatttacattttattctgcAAGTGTGATGTAGAGAATCATAGatgagaaagcaaaacacataTTCACAAGTGTTATTTATcagattaatattttctctgcttcataATATTCAAGTTTCAAGAGAGGACAAAAAGCCTAGTTTTAAAGTTAAGATTGATTTTAACaataacaaaatgtttctttttatgccTTTCTTTAGCTGGCTCCAGATTTCGTGTTTACATAGTTTTCTTAGTTGGATAGAGAAATAAACATATTGCTTAGTGTAAATGCACATGAATGAGTTAATATACAGTGCACATGAATGAGTTAATATACAGTCATTCATTGTCTAATCTCTACTTTGAAGACCAGGGTCCAGAAATTACAGAGCTGGAGAATGCTGGGCTGTGTGATATTCGACAGTATGACTGCACATCAGTGAGAGCTTTTGGACATGGCTTCAGGGAGTCATTGAAtctgaaatgtgaaattatCAAATTACAGGTAGGTGTCCCTGAATAATAACAATTACACTTTAAACTTCTCAGAGAATGAGCGGAAAAATGTCCAACATGTTATTCATTGGTGTGGGTACAACGCAATGCTTTAGTAGGAGCTAAAAGCAAAGGCACTTAGCACTTTGCAGTAGACACTCAAGTCTTTGCAAGATTGCCATTTCCTCCATGGtaagagaaatacaaaacataatGGGAACGTTCAGCAGCTGAGAGGGAGATAACAGCATATGGCAGCTATCCATCAGAAAAGGGCAAGGGCAGCCGTATTAGTAATAACCAGTACATCGTTGTTCgtttttttaagtgcttatGGAGAGGAATTGAAGTACCACTTCTTCGCGGAAGGACAACAAGGTTAAAGACATTACGAGATTTCTGTCTCAAATCTAATGCTTGAAATAGACCTTTTATAAACATACTAAATCTGTTACGAAAGAGAAAAGCATCTTTGTTGTGTTGTCCATTTCCCTGGGGTAGAATACCATGGCTATTTCATGATATATGTCAGCTCTATACCCCAGTTTTGAACAAGAGATTAAAAATGTCGCACTGTAAACTAAGAGGAATCTGTATAGAGAGACTGTTGGTACTCAGGCATAGAATTTGCTCAAGGCAAATTTACAAGCAGTTTCCAATTGTTAGCCTGGAATAAACAATCCGCAATTGCAAGTTTTTATGTCATGCTAgacacaagaataaaaaaagattcaaaGTAAAACTGGGTTTCACTGATGTGTTGATGGGGCGGGGAAGGATGGCGCAAGGGGAACCATTCAATGGGAAACTTCTGTTCCTGAGACAAAATGGTTTTCCTTAGCTAGTTCCAGCAGatgctaaaattattttgacaaatTAAGCAATGCTGGCtatagatttttcttaaaacacaacATGTATCCTCTCATCTGCAAGTTGGCTTGAAATGATAAAGTTGAGAGTAAGTTTACACTCCATTAGGTTAAAAGACTTTTAGACCAAGCTCACAGTGAGACAATCACTGGGAATTCACTTATCACAGTTTGAAATGTCTTAGTTTTAACTCCTGGCAAGACATTCTGATATAACACTCTTTGTGGTAGTGTATTTGGCTCCTAACTACAAAAAATTTTCTATTTGTTAGAAAATGAACACTACTGCTGTTACCTGCAGTTGAGGAGGAAGCTGAGAattctttccttgaaaatacaaaagaaaggatgcttggggttttttgttttgtttaggtttgtttttttaattttcaggcCAGAGTAATAGTGACTTTATGCAAATGTCAATGGATTTGCAATAGTATAGAACTCCACATATTTTGAGATTAAACTTAAATGACCAAAATTTCATAGAAGAGGCATGTTAGCAGAATTTAGAGCTAATACACACtggatttcttattttttatattttcacttgGGAAAGACTAAATCAGATCCATTGTCCATGGGCTGTCCTACCATGTTAGGAAGGACATAGGTCTTGTGCATGATGCTAAAAGAGGTGATCGAGAGAATTCTGTGTTGAAGTACCTCACAGATGCAGGACTACTGCACATCTCTTAATAGAGGTTTGGGTAGGACATGGCCAAGGAACCTATGATTAAGCAGATCCAgaatttacttaattttttgtAAAGGATGAGAGTGTGTTTAacctccccaaaacaaaaatagagtTTTAGTTCCTTCTTACTTACATTGAActgcagaagtaattttttctagGAACCTAATGAGCTAGAATGCTAGTAAATCTGAAGGGTTTTTAATTGGTTTTTGAAAGATTAATATGTTTCTGAAGAAACTACTTAACTTGCCTCCAGCTAATAACAAAAGGTTTCTGGAGAAAGAGACTGCATCACATTTCAAAGGTTGTGGTACTAAATGCTCTCAAAATgacatatttagaaatatttagctGTTAGATTTTTACTCACCCTTGCAGTCAATTCCCTAACTGAGTATagggtgaaagaaaaacaaaatgtttggtTGGAACAAAAATAGCTCATATGTCTTTTCAGcaagagtttttatttttctgttatttttctgtttgtaaacaaaaaaatgcaaggcCTTGTCAGCAGATGATTCCCAATTCCAGGACTGGGATTGAATAAATGTCTTGACTGGctccagaaactgaaaaaatgtgCCAGCTCAGTAAAACCTAGTCaaactcaaaattattttgatcttGCCGTTCTCTTGATTCTTAGTCTATCTGGATTCTTACTTCCATCtaactttattttcagtatgCTTATCCCTGCTTCCACATCAGTACTTCAGTCAAATAATATAATCTCTGTTCTGTTATCTTGAATCTCAAGATAGATCCTTGGATGACTTGTCCTCACTGCAGTTTTGGAGAAAAGTCTACAGGGTTAATGATGTAATCTATTGGCTTGTGCAAGAGTTTAATGGCTAACTGCTAGTATACCCCAGGACCCAGAATGATACCTGAGCCCTGCCAAAAACATCTTCTGTTCCTTCGACTAAAGCTTGTCTTCTCCTGGGAGCAGAGATGGAGAGGAACAGAGGCACCGATACATCAGATCAGTGCTGTTAGAGGATCACCCATTTCTTAACTCTCCCATTACTCTCCATCTGGAAGAACTGTTCATCCTTGGCAATGCTGTGCCAAAGTGCCATGGGGCAGGAAAgacttctctgccttttcttccacAGTAGAAGGCTTAGGTAGAAATCTATGTTTGCAAATAATGGCATTTAATATTTCCCCCTGCATTCTAGTCCAGAGACATTAGACGTGTTCAATCACTGTgcaatacatgttttttttctctgataaaaatattttcataatgcATTTAACTGCAAAACAGATTCTCTGTCTTAACATTTAGTATAGTGATAGCCAATGGATTCCTGGAGAACATCTAACTATGCCAGCTGCCTTCCAAGATGCCAGGACTGTCGACTGCCAATTACCAAATGATGGCCAGCAGTCTGATGTCATGGATCTGGTTGATGATAAACCCATTGCCAGGTGGCAAATAAAGGTACTTGCATAAATTACAAATATTCACTTACAGATATTCCtgttaagataaaaatatattacataGATACGATCCTTTTTAAATGGTACTAAGTGTGGAACTTGGCTTAACTTGGAGTCTCAGTTTCCTCACCTAAGCTTAAGCGTTGAATGCCATTTGAGAGTGCTGTCCTGCAAGGGGACTGGTAGATATGACCTAGGACCTACAGAGACACATGTTCTTCAAGAGCAGAAGTTAAAGGCCAGGTAGTTACCCAAGAGCATTTCAAGTGATATTAAACACATTTATGGGAAAATTGAGTTGAGCCCAGTCTAAATGTGTGAATCTCTGCATGAGGTAGATATCTGAGATCTCATATCAATCGAGTCAATAAGGTCAATAGAGCCTAGACACTATTCAATTTATCCTAAAGTAGATGCCTACATGTGGTTGACCAAATATCTGCCTAGACTTATTGGCAAGATTGATTAGATTTCTGCTGGCTATTACGAGACTTTAAACAGCTAAATGTAGATGTCTATCGAGGAGTTGAATATCATGCTAGCAGTCCACGCTGGTGATATGTTGATATCTGTATGAGTTAATCCATTTTTGCTATACATCTTGCAGATTTCTAATGATGGATTCACATATAGCAACTCTAAAACAATGATAATATATGATGGAGCCTGTCAGATGTGTGAACCACAGGAATCTGGGTTATGTATGTTAAAGGTATATATTTCATTACTCTCTATGTCTACTATGAAAATATGCAtcttttcaggcagaaaaaaaaatagaaaaatcagcagaaatacCCTGTTCTTGTTTCCAATGGGGATTTTCCGTGCACAGAAATgctaagcacagaaaaagaagctgGGATGAGgcaattttgaagaaaaaaatcaaaacaaaagcacttGATACAATTgccaaataaaaccaaacatgCTGTCAGTTGCTTAGGTTTAAAAACAACCTTAGTTGCTTAGTGGAAGAGCAGGATAGATTAGATTTTATTTGACTCTTTACAAATTCATCTAGAATTCATCCAGATTTACTGTTTGATAACCAAAAATTAATCAATCAATCACATTGTCATTTCtctaaaaggagaaaacatgcAACATAGACGGACTCTGTTATGGTGAAGGTGATACAAATCCAACCAGCCCTTGCTTACTCTGCAGACCTGACATATCAAAGTTAACATGGTCAGTGGTTGAAAGTAAGTTCTAAAGAGTTTTTTAATAGCAAGAAGTTGAAaatctactattttttttaatatacggAAATAGTGAAGTTTCAAGTTTAACTAGTTATTTCATTTAAAGCTCAGTAGCCAGTATTTCAGCCTGTAATTTGATCTTGTTTTTCATCTGACATTTCTCCTAATTTctgaaaatggtattttgttttccagaccaTATATGTAAAAGTCAGGCTTCCCTCTGCCCGATAGCCATCACAGATAACTAATGAAAATCCAGAGGGCTCTGCTATTCATTTAACTTTGGATTCAAAACCTGTGCTTCTCTCAGggcttctgcttctctctttcacaGAATGTGTCCTGgtgctggggttttgtttgtttgttttcatctggTGTTTCTAGAAATTTAGTTAATCATGCCAGATAGGTTAAAGCTCAGCAGTGTAGGCATCTAAATACCTTAGCAGTGAGTAAGTTGTTGTATGGTTGAAATCCTTCCAAGGAACAGTGAGTGAATGACTTATTCTATCACCTCATGCTCAGTTTTGCCAAGACAGTCGCTGCAGCCCATTTCCACATATTGCTTAACAGTGTCTGTTCATTTCTTAAAGGAAACACAGCAATCACCTCTGAGTTTTGTGGCTTCCTATACTTTCCTCTGCAAACCGTCTCTGCGTagttaaaatacagtgtttaaATTTGATAAATTCTGAGTTCTTTCTATGTATAGATGCAATGCATCTTTACAAGCTCTTGTGTAGTCAAGTAATTTCTTGGTTATGTTGTTACAGTTACaatgtgtttttcctcattcaAATGACATCAGAATTTAAGAGAAATAATTACATGTGACTTCCTTAACAGATATGCACCTTTTTAATTTATACATGTATGTTGCAACTTTTGCTTACAAGAGAAAATATCTGCTTTGTTACAGACAACCAGCCTCCAGTGCTTGAAACTTTTCAGGGTATGCTACAGACTTTTTATGGAGAAGATTTAGTATATCAGTTTTTGGCTTCAGATCCAGAGGGCTCTGCTATTCATTTCACTTTGGATTCTGGTCCAGAAGGTGCCAATCTTTCCCCATCAGGTCTACTTTTGTGGAAAGCTGTGTCAATGAATCCccataaattaatattttctttgacagATGACTGCAATGCAAAGACTAAGGTAGAAATAGAGGTAATGAATATTACAGTAAAATTACACATACTAGTAAGATGTTTAAGATATCTGATTACAAAACTCATTGctagttcatttaaaaaaagaaaactgtcttATTGGGCATGTCTTGTAGGTCAGTGTAAAATCATGTGATTGCCTAAATAATGGCTCATGTGTGACAAACGTTACTTTCCCACCTGGAAGTGGAAGAtatctttgtgtgtgtgtggctggaTTTGAAGGTGATCTCTGTCAAGTGAATACTGATGACTGTAAACTTAACCAGTGTGGTATTGGCAGATGTGTGGATGGAATAAACAGCTATTACTGTGAATGTCCACCTGAACTTCAAGGTAAATTGCTACTTTATTTACACACATTTATCACTAAGTGTGATAAATGGGACTTTCTAATTTTATGTctacaattttgttttttaaatttttgactGTAAATAGCTTATTGTTAGAGTATGAAGAAATCTTATGCTCTTGTGATAAAGCTAGATGATATGCTTCAAGATTTTTCTTGCATGAATACAATGGTTGTTTATATTATGAGAGCAAATTTCCATTGTTTTCCTCCGCAGAGGCAAATTCAGCAACATGGTGAAACATAGGAGTGATGAGTTTGGTTACAGTGTGATTCCTTCTATGCCTGCAGATAATCATGTAGTCCCCCACAGCccatcttctcctttttccacaATAAGCAAGATACTTGATATAAGATGAAAAAATGTGAATAGCAAACCTAGTCAGTTGTACTTATTAGATGTACTGAAATACTTTGTTGCACTTGATAGATACCCTTTTTGTAGTCCAGCACCTGCATACATTCTACTTTTATCTTTTATAAATACACTGTCAAAGTCTAGTGACACaatattactaaaaaaaaaaatctgtatttcaatGCAGGTAAAAATTGTCAAGATGATGTAGATGAATGTGTATCTAGTCCTTGCTTCCCTGGAGTATTTTGCTTCAATACTTTTGGTTCTTACTATTGTGGTCCATGCCCAAATAATCTGCAAGGAGATGGGAAGTCATGTTACggtaaaattatttgtttttcagaagaatgcTATTATCTTATTGTCGTTCAGATAAAATATCTTTGGTTGTGTTTCATATTTCTAACAGTAACTTAGAACTCTTTTCAGTACTCAGCAAAACAGGGCTGTGCCTCTGACTGTTGACGGCTGGGACAGAATCTCAGCTGATGACAACATCAGACTGCACTGGGTCACATAGTTGTAAAGCACTTTTTCAGGGGACTAGAAAAAATAGATACAAAATACCCCAATTCTTTTATATCAGAGTAGAAtataatgaaatgtatttttttcctgcattattTTCATAATATGAGCAATtattgacaaaatatttttctgttagatTGCTTAACATAGAACTGTTTAGCCAAATCAAGGCACTTGCGAAATAAGATGCCCAAACATTTATTTACAATGCAATTACTGAataacttgtatttttaaaatactctattgaaaacttttaagaaacaatttttactcattatctgctttctgaattttgcattatttttatgtcCTAAAAGTTTAATTCTGCTTGTAATGTATTTGCAGTTGAAACAAAAGTAACTACTAATGTGCCTTCACatcttttgtttttagaaatcTTTGAAGACACTAATGTTGAAAGAAAGGATTCCACAGGAGAAATTGGAGGGAATAAAGGTGattttttcatgaagaaaatggaatttctGATTCTCATACTGATAAGAATATAGCTGGCAAATAAAGGTTCTAGTCAGTTTTATGTTATtcactttaatttttcagtttgcctCAATTTGATTCATTACTGGGGTTGTATTCTGATGTGGAAAGTGAGACTGAAATGTCAATATCAACAAATCCCTTAGGTCAGTCAAGTCATTTTATTGACAGTGTGATGTATGACATTCTTAccattgccttttgtttttgtgaCTAACCACTGACATAAAATAGGTAACATGGGGATAGGGACATCTGTTATATGAGATAAGGAAAAGTTTATGGCATTATGTTGAATgccattttgctgctttaattcaaaagaaatgtgaagaatATGGCAAGTGAATGTCTTAATTCCAAAACTCACTAAACGCTGTTGCTGGCATTTCCAGCTCTGTGCCTGCTGGGGCTTTCTTTGCAGGAAATTCTTGTGTGTCTTTTCCCTTTATCTCTTAATTGTTagtgggggaggaggaaaatgctCTCACTCCGCTACCAGTGCTGGATAATTCTTCATCGGCTGCAAAATGGTGTGCTTTTCAGCAGTGGGAGACAGCACTCTCTAATAAGATTCAGTAAAGTTTGACCTTTTGTAGTACCGTTCTAAATGGAGTTAGGGACAGAGCTTAAGTTACGTTGGATAATCTCCTCCAGTTTCattcctcctctgccccatcATGCTAAAAGCCTGTATATGGCATTCTGCCGTTCTGGGATTACAGTGCCATACCCCTTTCCACAACCCACCAGACCACCCGCTTTTCCTCAGCAGAATATGAGGAACTTTTCATTCACTTTGCTCTCCTTTCAACGAGGAGGCTGAGTCAGTCTCTGTTGTTTATAAAACACATGAATTCCATCCTACTAATAAAACCCATGCAGAAACTTTAAGAAGGTCGATAAAAACATTTGGAGAGTAAAACATGGTAATACTTTTGCTACAAGGTGGTGGATTATTCACCTAAAATACTGCCCATGGTGTATCAGTAAATATAAGCATGTACCTACTTGTGATTAAATCTCTGCTTCTAGACTCTAGGCTTATTACTAGCACTTAGACACACGGGTGAACCATAAGCAGtatcttttctttaaactctGTTTCAGTTATCTGGTTGGAAGCAGTAGATGGAGCTGGTAATTTGCTCTGACAGTAAAGCTGTTTATTGATCCAGTATGGAAAAATCTCTGCTGTCTGCCTCATATATATGgtgctttctccctctcttccagCCATGAAAAGGCCATGGTGAGGGTGGGAAAGGACGTAGCCAGAATACCTAGATCTTCTCCAGTCCTGCCAGTTAGGAGTTAGGTTGTACTGCATACGTATATTCTGATATAGCACGTGAAGAGACTTCCTGAGGCACAGAATGAATGGGCTGTatgcttttctgttcagaagACATTCCCCAccctcagaaggaaaaaaagtctcataATATTCCCatactttttccccctcctttctttctaaCATGTTGTAGGTTTTCAACAATCATCCTTTGAGAAGGTTTTAAGCATCTCAAGCTATATTCCCAGTTCTACAGATGTCCCCGAGAGATTTATTTCTACAGAAGTGGTCAGCAGCAGCACTCCACCAGCCTCCACAGTAAAAGCAATCACTGCTTGGAAGTCACTTAGTTCTCAGAAAAGTGCTTCTATACAACCTGCTGTTACTGGAAACATCGTGCATGCTCTCAGCACCATCAGTGGTCACCTTGCTAACATGGAAGAGAGTTCTTCAGTACATGCTGTGATAACTGCATCTTCAAGTACCCATGCTGTGTCAcctgagaagaaaacaagggCACAAGCTGAGGCCTACAGCTATTTTGAGACCAGCAGGAAGACTTCTCCTAGCAGCAGAACAAATATAAGCAAAGGGCTTTCCTTGCTAAGCAAAGTATTGAAAGGTGGAAATGCTCACAGAGTTCAGCACCTGTTAGCCAAGCATAAAGCAAGTCCTTTGCCTTTTGTCCTCGTTGAAGTCACTGTCCCACCAAAAATGCTTCCTGAAGAACTGAGTGAAATAGTGATTCCTAAAGCAGTAACCTGTACTGATTTACCCTGTTTTCCTGGCGTACCTTGTGAGCGAAGTCAGGATGGAAGCATCAAGTGCGGTCGTTGTCCTTATGGTTATTATGGAGATGGCTTCACTTGCAGAGGTATTACAAATAATTGCActaaatgctttgcagaaatgaATCTTGTGACATCTTTATAACTTGAAATTACATTGTTACTGCGTGATCAGTGAAATGCAGAGAGTAttgaattttctcattttcattattaatattGGCATAGCCTACAGGCTTTTAGTTTTATGGAtgcacttaaaaatatatttctgatgtGTCTCAGGCTCCCCACTTGCGGGCAGGGACCTAATGGATTCTATGTGATCTGTTCGTTATGTTAGGCAAGACGTAGTTGTGCTGAAATGCCACTTTCATTTTGCctattccttcctttttttttcttcattgcctTTCAGCAAGATGTAGACAAACATGTGGCAAAAATATGGAGTGTGTGGCACCCAATATTTGCAAATGCAAGCCTGGTTATGCTGGTTATAACTGCCAGGCCGGTGAGTATGGCATTTTGATTTAGCCTGTGGTAACTCACATCCACAAATCAATGATTTGAAGATCACTGTTCGATTTTTTGCACAGCTCTATGCAGACCTGATTGCAAAAACCATGGGAAGTGCATTAAACCCAATGTCTGTGAATGTCTACCAGGATACAGTGGCTCCACTTGTGAGGAAGgtaaatagaatattttttgcttttgaatc contains the following coding sequences:
- the VWDE gene encoding LOW QUALITY PROTEIN: von Willebrand factor D and EGF domain-containing protein (The sequence of the model RefSeq protein was modified relative to this genomic sequence to represent the inferred CDS: deleted 1 base in 1 codon) produces the protein MPGSGPAAWRVWLCAAVLGGLAAARPRRRVLECSSGGHQILQSPYRSVDFDSSHLQQSAIQDLVCDHSLTPGWYRFMIFNKPAEMPTKCIEMNRCGTQAPVWLSLRESESMPRPGEIKHLTACATWQFFFSASKDCCLFRIPVSVRNCGDFFVYLLQPTQGCMGYCAEVVSDAEPQTCDPEGMEIQGVCSSNLAPSSSPSVSPPLPAIPEVVAELIKGNIYLRCTFGIPFANGSVGFIVTWSRLSPEGIKEELKHETAVHTFSLLELDGINVRLGDRVYCSSSAFFMEETDIQSASVESKEFFAGIKIHPETYDISEDGKEYRLAIESSIPIPCPKFKQLESDCKISLTLNTVDKGKEQLGLNLALSSCHVDLLQKRCNNGICSQAVIYFTAVTDFMQDGDRITSIAVEPISSENFLWNGYVPESTQITVKDLPTAYCYSFTDPHIITFDGRLYDNFKTGTFVLYKSTSRDFEVHVRQWDCGSLHYPASCNCGFVAKEDSDIIAFDMCSGQLRESQPHLSVISRDTTGSNVIITESYLGRKVTVLFSSGAFVRADVSEWGMSITLRAPSSDYRHTMGLCGTFDGSADNDYHTANGVEIPNHANVLFSFIKEWRIAPGDSLFDKTPASLMSSRKILFCDCTLEDAGLYRSVDKLDTVSKSELPLSCKDSENGRFLSLIPGLDVTAEYLGPLDLVRGLTKRSPAHEMDSSTLLQREDNQTKLHKTSLVNTRVSAISVGNTGVEREGTSSSGIRRNSHHYSSHLHRIQSVTSRGKRQNYYEYRPVFLFQSLSQTDLEGYSYFFPEDHATDTDQKFLPSWPTPSGLTESSALLLCQQAIANSSIGRSCGGLLGRRIEDAVNMCVKDLLLKDDLSWAEASLALLENECEKRVLEEINYNQQELEGSVESLLTALKCPGLCSGNGECTEWGCACFQGYSSYDCSILSDQGPEITELENAGLCDIRQYDCTSVRAFGHGFRESLNLKCEIIKLQYSDSQWIPGEHLTMPAAFQDARTVDCQLPNDGQQSDVMDLVDDKPIARWQIKISNDGFTYSNSKTMIIYDGACQMCEPQESGLCMLKEKTCNIDGLCYGEGDTNPTSPCLLCRPDISKLTWSVVENNQPPVLETFQGMLQTFYGEDLVYQFLASDPEGSAIHFTLDSGPEGANLSPSGLLLWKAVSMNPHKLIFSLTDDCNAKTKVEIEVSVKSCDCLNNGSCVTNVTFPPGSGRYLCVCVAGFEGDLCQVNTDDCKLNQCGIGRCVDGINSYYCECPPELQGKNCQDDVDECVSSPCFPGVFCFNTFGSYYCGPCPNNLQGDGKSCYEIFEDTNVERKDSTGEIGGNKGFQQSSFEKVLSISSYIPSSTDVPERFISTEVVSSSTPPASTVKAITAWKSLSSQKSASIQPAVTGNIVHALSTISGHLANMEESSSVHAVITASSSTHAVSPEKKTRAQAEAYSYFETSRKTSPSSRTNISKGLSLLSKVLKGGNAHRVQHLLAKHKASPLPFVLVEVTVPPKMLPEELSEIVIPKAVTCTDLPCFPGVPCERSQDGSIKCGRCPYGYYGDGFTCRARCRQTCGKNMECVAPNICKCKPGYAGYNCQAALCRPDCKNHGKCIKPNVCECLPGYSGSTCEEAHCKPPCQNGGTCLARNLCTCPYGFVGPRCDTMVCNRHCENGGACLTPDTCHCKPGWYGPTCSTAMCDPVCLNGGFCTKPDVCLCPHGFFGVQCQNAVCRPPCKNGGHCMRNNVCTCPDGYTGRRCEKSVCEPRCMNGGRCIGPNVCSCPSGWRGKTCNTPVCLQECKNGGECIGPSTCHCLPQWEGIQCQTPVCNQKCLFGGKCVLPNVCSWRPGYTGVLCGKKIQVQRLRS